GCAATTTTTACATGACTGGTTTGATGATACAAACCAAAATTTATTGGTCGCTTCTCTTTATTTTCCGAAACAGCAACCCGGTACTATCCAACATCAATTTATTCCGACTGATGGTGCCTATTTACAACATACTTTTTTACATTTAATTGAAGGGGCAAAAAAGGAACTCTTTATCGGCACACCCTATTTCATTCCTGGAAGGAAAATTATGAACGCATTATTAGAAGCACGAAAACGCGGGGTTCAAATCACGATTCTCGTTCCAGAAAAAGCGGATCATGCCCTTGTTCGAGAAGCAAAATTCCCGTATTGCCGAAAGTTAATACAAGCTGGATGTAATATTTACGCATTTCAACAAGGTTTTTTTCACGCTAAAGTTATTATAGTTGATGACTACATTTGTGATATCGGAACTGCAAACTTTGATATGAGAAGTTTATATATTAACCATGAAATTAACTGCCTTTTATATGATAAACATTTTATACAAACAGTAAGAAACAAATTCCATAAGGATCTAGGAAACGCATCATTACTTTCCTTTAAAGATGTTAGCCCGCATTCTCTTATTGATAGAGGAAAAGAATGGATAGGAACAATACTCGCTTTCTTCCTATAGGAAAGATAATGCATAAAGGATGTGTATTCATTATGATTATGCGGTTCGGATATGTCTCACATGCAATGGCACTCTGGGACTGCTCTCCGGCTAAAACGATAACATTTACAAGCTTTCAAAAGCTCAGTAAACAAGAGCGAGAAGATAAATTATACGATGTTACAAAACAAAATCTTGAGCATACAATACGTATTCTCCATTACAATATAGCTCATGAAATTCCGTTATATCGCTTGTCTTCTTCCATCGTCCCACTTGCAACACATCCCGAAGTCGAGTTTGATTATATCGGGGCATTTACACCGCTTTGGCGTAAAATTGGGGCATTAATTAAAGAACATAATTTAAGAATAAGTTTTCATCCAAATCAATTTACACTATTTACAAGCGACAAACCACATATTACGACTAACGCTATTACAGATATGACCTATCATTATAAAGTATTAGATGCAATAGGCATTGCAGATTCTTCTTATATTAACATCCATGTAGGTGGGGCCTACGGAAATAAAGAAAAAGCAATCGAGCGTTTCCATGAAAACATAAAAAAACTTCCTGCACATATAAAAAAGCAAATGACACTTGAAAATGATGATAAAACATATACAACAGCTGAAACGTTATCTATTTGCCAAAAAGAAAAGATCCCATTCGTATTTGATTATCACCATCACATGGCAAATCTTTGCGAGGAACCGTTAGAAGAGTTGCTTCCTGCAATTTTTGAAACTTGGTCACATACAAATATCGTTCCTAAAGTTCACATTTCCTCTCCTAAATCAAAAAAAGAATTTAGGGCTCACGCGGAATATATTGATTTAGAATTTATTAAACCTTTCTTACACGTTGCAAAAAAAATCAATCATAATTTCGATATTATGATTGAAAGTAAACAGAAAGATTTAGCGATGCTGCAATTCATACAGGAATTATCCTCTATAAGAGGGATAAAAAGAATAAGTAGCTCAACATTACAATGGTAAATTGTAATGTTGAGCTATTTTTTTCAAAAAAAGTAATTTTTTAGTAAAAAACACCCTATTTTATATGCTATGATTGGAATTAGCATTTTCCACCTGTGATTCAACTTTATTGAAACGGAGTCATAATATGATTAATCAAAAAAAATACGTACACTTTGTCACGATGTACATAATTATATTTTCTCTTTGGATATTTCTTATCCCTAAGGACTTAAATATAAAAGAAATTGGAATTCTCTTCTTATTTTGTTTCGCTACACTCTTTTCTTGCTATTGCCTATATAAAGCAATTAAGAAAATGAAGCGCGGTGACAAATTATTTTGGGTTTTAGTACTATGCACTTGCCTATGTGGATTGACAATGGAGATAACTCTATTTCTTCATTCACTTTCTATATATGACCAAGTCATATTCTCATATAAGGCATTGCCCTTTTTTATCGTACAATATATTTTGCTCTTTTCTGGCTTTGCTATAAAGTTCATAAAACATTACTCTATTAGAGGACTAGCTCAATTTTCATTCGATAGCATCTTTATCGTTATTATGAATATTTATTTTACCTTAACTTTTATTTTGGACATTTCAAGCTTTCGTATGTTAACAACGGATACTTGGGTTTTAATTGGATATTTTATTGCACAATCATTAGTAATTTACGCCGTAATTAGTCTATATAGAAGAGAAGAATATTCTTCTAGCAGAATTTCATTAATTATCGGCTTTACTATTATACTCGTGTACGGATATATACACCTGTTTCAATTAAACGCAGGGATAAAACCTTCTTCTGAAGTCTCTTACTTAATACATACTGCTTCAATTTTATTAATCGGTTTGTCGTCCATACTATATATTTTAGATAAACCAATACAGCACGAAACGAAAACAAAGTATTATCGATTTGATTATGTGCGCTTCATATTACCCTATTTTAGTATAATCATTACTTTTTCTTTTATTATCTTTCAACCTTGGGATGATAAGTTCATGTTAATCGGTCTAGTATTATCACTCATCTTATTATTCTTACGACAACTTTATATGTGGAAAGATAATCAGGCACTAATCGATACATACGAACAGCTGACTACACAACTAGAAGGCAAAGTAGAAGAAGGGGCATCTGCGTTATCAAAGAGTGAACAACGTTATAAATCTTTATTCGAAGATCACCCGGATGCTGTTTTCTCTTTAAATATGTATGGTATTTTCCAACAATCTAATACAGCTTGTGAAAGCTTATTTACTGCCTACTATTGTGAAGTAGAAAGCTATTCTCTTTTACACTTTATTGACCCAAAAGACCATGATTTACTACAGAAAGCTTTACAACTAACGAAAGAAGGTAGCCCACAAACTTTAGAAGTTCGTACAAAAGAAAAAGAAGGTTATTACTATTACCTTCACATTACACTCATCCCTACTTTCATAAACAAAGAAGTTGTCGGGATGTTCGGTATAGCACGTGATATTACAACTTTATATGAAAAACAAAAACAAGTAGAACATTTAGCCTTTCATGATGCACTTACCGGATTACCAAATCGCCGCAAGTTTGAAAAAGATTTAAAAAATATTTTAAATACAGCTCAGGCTAGCGCAAATGATGTTGCCGTCATGTTCCTTGATTTAGATCGATTCAAAAAAATTAACGATAGACTCGGTCATGGCATCGGAGACTTATTATTAATTGAAGTCGCAAAAAGGTTACGTGGTTGCTTACGTTCAAAGGATGTCGTTGCTCGTCAAGGCGGAGATGAGTTTACAATTCTATTACCAGATATGTACTCAGAAAAAAGTGCGGCTTTTATAGCTGAACAGATTTTAAATATTTTAAACAAGCCATTCTTCATTAAAGATGAAGAACTGTCTATTACACCAAGTATCGGAATTGCGATGTACCCTGATTGTGGAACTGATGTAACAGAATTAATGAAAAATGCTGATATGGCTATGTATCGCGCGAAAGCAAATGGAAAAAACCGATTTGTTTTCTTCTCAAAAGAAATGAGTATCGCTCAAAATGAGAGTAACTTCTTAGAAGGAGAACTTTCAAAAGCATTACAACAAAATGAATTTTTCCTTGAATACCAGCCGCAAGTAGGCACAAAAACAAAACAAATTATCGGTTTTGAAGCATTAATTCGTTGGAAGCATCCAAAACTCGGCATCGTATCTCCTGCCCAATTCATTCCTCTAGCAGAGGAAACTGGATTTATTATTGAACTTGGAAATTGGATTTTACGTACTGCTTGCTTAGAAGCAAAAAGATGGCATAATCAAGGTTTCTCTCACTTAAAAGTCGGTGTGAATTTATCTGTTGTTCAATTTAACCATGCAGATTTAATCCCAACTATTTCAAAGGTTTTAGAAGAAACAGAGTTAAAACCAGAAGCACTAGATATTGAAATTACAGAAAGTATCGCCATTAATCAAAATCAATCTGTAGTTGCAAAACTAGAACAGCTTCAAAACCTCGGTATTCAAATTTCAATTGATGACTTTGGAACCGGTTATAGTTCTTTAGCTTATTTAACAAAATATCCAATCAACACATTAAAAATTGCTCGAGAATTTATTTGCGGAATTACAACTAGCCCTTTAGAGGAAGCGATTATTTCTTCCATTATTACACTATCAAAAGAACTAAATTTAGAGGTTATTGCAGAAGGTGTAGAGACCGAAGAACAATGGAAGTTTTTATATGAACAAAACTGTGACCACATTCAAGGATTCTTTATTAGCAAGCCCGTTTCTAGTAAAGACGTTTGGAGGTTACTCCACAAAAAAACAACCGTCTAAGTAAGACGGTTGTTTTTTTTAATATTCAAAAGGTACATCTGAAGCTAATTGTACTTCTTGATCATTATGAGAAATTACTTGGTTTTTCTCTAAAGCTGTATCTCCTAATGAAATACCCCATGCCATTGCTAACGTTAACAGACTACCAATAAGTAGTTTTTTCATATTCCATCACCCGCATTTTTTCTTTAAATATATCATGAAAATTTATCCACACCTTATGCAATTATGCATATTTGCTTTTTAAATCTTTTTTATTTCTTCATTCTTTTTATAATTGATTCTTTTAATGTATGGTTTCCTAATATATCGAAAAAGAAGTAAGCTTTTTCGTAAGCATCTTCAATTTCTGCTCTATCACACTCTAGCTTTTCTAGGCATTCAACTTTTCGATAGTATAACTGTCCAATCAATGTCATACTATTAATTTGACACGATAGTTCAATAGCTTTATTTGCATGACAAAGCGCTTATTCGTATTGATTGTCCAAGTATAATGCTTTTGCATGATTATGTCTCACCTTCACATCAAACTCTTTATTATCATGTAATACTTCTAATTGCTTTAATATATTTTCATATAACTCAATACTCTTCTTAAAATGGCCATTTTCAGCGTAAATGTTTGCAATTGCGTTTTCAATATACAGGTTCTGATATACATCTATTCCTGCCAATTGTTGATTGAGCAATTTCTTTAATTCTAAAATGCAATATTCGTAATCAATTTTTTTCAATATGTAAGCAGCCACATGATATTGCCATTGAAGAAACTGCTGAAGCTCAGGATGATATTCTTCTTTTTTCAACTCATTCCATACTTTATTATAAATTTCTTTATATTTCTTTTGCTTACAAAGCATAATAATTCGGTCTTTTAGCTGCTTATTCCTTTCAATGTCAGAATAGATAAGTACCTCATAAAAATGGATAATGGGAACTTGTAACTTTGCTGCAATACCTTGTAATATGTCCATACTTGGGTATACCGCGCCCGATTCAATTCGGCTCACTTCCGATTGGTGACATATATTCTCGGATAACTGTTTTTGTGTTAATCCTCTCATCACCCTAATTTTCTTAATTTCACTTCCTAATTTTTCTGCGTGCATACTTACTCACCATCCCACTATAACAATCTAATTTTTCGAGTTGTCATACCACTACAATAATGTGAATTCGACAATTTTTGATATGAAATAATGCATAATATATATAAAATTCGGCAAATTTTTCATACAATTCATCCCACATACAATAATAGATTAGGAGTATTATATATAAATTATAGAAAACTTGCCCATGCTTTCATTACACTCGGTCTTTTTTATCCTTTATCGGCAAAAGCTATCCACACCCAAGAATTAGACAAAATGAAGTAAAAGTTGAAATTGCTCAGCCTAGTTTAACAATTTGGAAATTAACACAACCTCAAAATGATACGAAAGAAAATATTGCAAAAAGGTATTTAAAAGGTGAGGTAAATAGGGCTAGGGCTCAACAAGAGCAAGTAACAACTGAAAAAATGGAGAATTTCAACCTACCGATAAAGAAAATCAAACCGAATTTCATCTTGCACAATCTTACAAAAACTATAAAGTATATGGTCAAGATCTCATTGTAAAAGTAGATAAAAATGGAGTAATTACAACTGTTAGTGGTAAAGTTGTCCAGAATTCAGACCAATAACCTAATCTTACTATAACAAATTTTTTGTCGAAAAATGAAGTAAAATCTACATGACGCCATACAACCCTAATTAAGGACTATGTAACTAAGACGGAATTACAAGAAAAAGAAGTTTACCATTCATAGGTAAACTTCCTTTCATATCCATCCCTTTTCTTCCGCAATTGTAATTGCCTCAATTCTATTTTTCGCATCAAGCTTCGTTAATACTTCAGAAATATAATTACGCACTGTACCAGGTGAAAGATAAAGTGCCTTGGCGATTTCATTTGCCGTCTTTCCCTCTTTCGCAAGTAGCAATACTTCTTTTTCACGATCTGATAACGGATTTTGCTCCTGCCATAAGCCGAACATTAAATCTTGAGAGATCTCTCGTTTTCCTTTCATTACATTACGAATCGATGCAGCTAAATCTTCACTTGGGCTATCTTTTAATAAATATCCGTGCACACCAGCTTTCATCGCACGTTCAAAGTATCCAGGGCGCGCAAATGTCGTTAAAATCATTACTTTGCACGCTGACTTTTCTTTCTTTAACGTTTCCGCAACATCTAACCCGCTTTGAATTGGCATTTCAATATCCATAATGCTTACATCAGGCTTTAACGATTCAATTAGTTTTAGTGCTTCTTCCCCGTTCGCAGCTTGCCCAATTACTTCAATATCATCTTCTAAATCAAGCAGGGCCCCTAATGCACCACGAAGCATCCGCTGATCTTCTGCAATAATAATTCGAATCATGCCCTCACCCCATCTTTTCCTGTTCGAATAACAACTGGAACTTTTACTGTTAATAGTGTCCCTGGATTAATCATATCCAGTTCAACAGATCCATCAATAAGAGCAATACGCTCTTTCATACCACGAATGCCATTTCCATCATGGTTTTGATCTGCTAAGCCAATTCCGTTATCTTCTACCGTCAAAATTAATTCGCCTTGTGATTCTAGTACAGAAACTGTGCAACGCGTCGCCTTACTATGCTTTACAACATTCGTCACTGCCTCACGTAAACACATTCCTAAAATATTTTGTTCAATTGGTGATAAAGAACTCGCACTCGTTTCTTGTTTAATCTCTAATCTAATATTAGCAGCTTGTAAGATTGCTTTTATTTGCTCAAGCTCTTCTTCTACTGTAATCATACGCATATCAGAAATTAATTCCCTTAGCTGCTTTAAAGCAGTGCGAGATGTTTGTGTAATTTCCTTCGCTTCCGTACTTGCACGCTCCGGATTTTTTACAATTAACTTCTCCACGAGCTGACTTTTTAAAGTAATGAGTGATAATGTATGCCCTAACGTATCATGAAGATCTCTTGCAATCCGCTGCCGTTCTTCACGTTTTACTAAGTCTTTAATTTGCTCATTCGCTTCATTTAATTGATTTCTTAACATTTTTTTCTGATTAAAGTTGCGCATACCAAATGGTGTAAGAATCATTAAAATAAACATTGGAACGATATTTACTAAACTTGTCGGTGTTAGTTGATTCATATTTACAAATACAAATGCTCCAAGCATTATA
This genomic window from Bacillus anthracis str. Vollum contains:
- the cls gene encoding cardiolipin synthase, with product MFFLPLLLIGIALWIIIDLSYGRIVHLRRVRSRSFPLRQSDFHLYTYGKDLYDTLFTDIKQAKHHVHVLFFIVKNDKISREFLKLLIDKAKEGIEVRLLLDRLGSHHLSNEAIRSLQKHGVSFSFCHKVKFPFPFFSANQRNHRKITVIDGKIGYIGGFNIGEEYLGHNERLGLWRDYHLRLTGEGVQDLQKQFLHDWFDDTNQNLLVASLYFPKQQPGTIQHQFIPTDGAYLQHTFLHLIEGAKKELFIGTPYFIPGRKIMNALLEARKRGVQITILVPEKADHALVREAKFPYCRKLIQAGCNIYAFQQGFFHAKVIIVDDYICDIGTANFDMRSLYINHEINCLLYDKHFIQTVRNKFHKDLGNASLLSFKDVSPHSLIDRGKEWIGTILAFFL
- the uvsE gene encoding UV DNA damage repair endonuclease UvsE: MIMRFGYVSHAMALWDCSPAKTITFTSFQKLSKQEREDKLYDVTKQNLEHTIRILHYNIAHEIPLYRLSSSIVPLATHPEVEFDYIGAFTPLWRKIGALIKEHNLRISFHPNQFTLFTSDKPHITTNAITDMTYHYKVLDAIGIADSSYINIHVGGAYGNKEKAIERFHENIKKLPAHIKKQMTLENDDKTYTTAETLSICQKEKIPFVFDYHHHMANLCEEPLEELLPAIFETWSHTNIVPKVHISSPKSKKEFRAHAEYIDLEFIKPFLHVAKKINHNFDIMIESKQKDLAMLQFIQELSSIRGIKRISSSTLQW
- a CDS encoding DUF4084 domain-containing protein, coding for MINQKKYVHFVTMYIIIFSLWIFLIPKDLNIKEIGILFLFCFATLFSCYCLYKAIKKMKRGDKLFWVLVLCTCLCGLTMEITLFLHSLSIYDQVIFSYKALPFFIVQYILLFSGFAIKFIKHYSIRGLAQFSFDSIFIVIMNIYFTLTFILDISSFRMLTTDTWVLIGYFIAQSLVIYAVISLYRREEYSSSRISLIIGFTIILVYGYIHLFQLNAGIKPSSEVSYLIHTASILLIGLSSILYILDKPIQHETKTKYYRFDYVRFILPYFSIIITFSFIIFQPWDDKFMLIGLVLSLILLFLRQLYMWKDNQALIDTYEQLTTQLEGKVEEGASALSKSEQRYKSLFEDHPDAVFSLNMYGIFQQSNTACESLFTAYYCEVESYSLLHFIDPKDHDLLQKALQLTKEGSPQTLEVRTKEKEGYYYYLHITLIPTFINKEVVGMFGIARDITTLYEKQKQVEHLAFHDALTGLPNRRKFEKDLKNILNTAQASANDVAVMFLDLDRFKKINDRLGHGIGDLLLIEVAKRLRGCLRSKDVVARQGGDEFTILLPDMYSEKSAAFIAEQILNILNKPFFIKDEELSITPSIGIAMYPDCGTDVTELMKNADMAMYRAKANGKNRFVFFSKEMSIAQNESNFLEGELSKALQQNEFFLEYQPQVGTKTKQIIGFEALIRWKHPKLGIVSPAQFIPLAEETGFIIELGNWILRTACLEAKRWHNQGFSHLKVGVNLSVVQFNHADLIPTISKVLEETELKPEALDIEITESIAINQNQSVVAKLEQLQNLGIQISIDDFGTGYSSLAYLTKYPINTLKIAREFICGITTSPLEEAIISSIITLSKELNLEVIAEGVETEEQWKFLYEQNCDHIQGFFISKPVSSKDVWRLLHKKTTV
- the papR gene encoding quorum-sensing peptide PapR, whose protein sequence is MKKLLIGSLLTLAMAWGISLGDTALEKNQVISHNDQEVQLASDVPFEY
- a CDS encoding response regulator transcription factor; the encoded protein is MIRIIIAEDQRMLRGALGALLDLEDDIEVIGQAANGEEALKLIESLKPDVSIMDIEMPIQSGLDVAETLKKEKSACKVMILTTFARPGYFERAMKAGVHGYLLKDSPSEDLAASIRNVMKGKREISQDLMFGLWQEQNPLSDREKEVLLLAKEGKTANEIAKALYLSPGTVRNYISEVLTKLDAKNRIEAITIAEEKGWI
- a CDS encoding sensor histidine kinase — encoded protein: MIEKKRIEIFPKHMGFFPYMWFVYLLFPIYHLVQASGWKLIIGSGMLIIFIITYRQLYFVQRTFIFLACIQMILIFLFALFYNPFMIFFGFFTASAMGFAPSKKVFRVLLCLLVIMLGAFVFVNMNQLTPTSLVNIVPMFILMILTPFGMRNFNQKKMLRNQLNEANEQIKDLVKREERQRIARDLHDTLGHTLSLITLKSQLVEKLIVKNPERASTEAKEITQTSRTALKQLRELISDMRMITVEEELEQIKAILQAANIRLEIKQETSASSLSPIEQNILGMCLREAVTNVVKHSKATRCTVSVLESQGELILTVEDNGIGLADQNHDGNGIRGMKERIALIDGSVELDMINPGTLLTVKVPVVIRTGKDGVRA